Proteins from a genomic interval of Streptomyces sp. Tu6071:
- a CDS encoding FxsB family cyclophane-forming radical SAM/SPASM peptide maturase yields the protein MRATTPSAPGHEHRDGSGGAGEAPYPFRQFILKTHSRCNLACRYCYLYEGPDTSWRARPATASPEVRAHTARRIGEHAAAHALPAVSLVLHGGEPLLGGAGPLAALAEQVRAAVPAGCEVHVTVQTNGTLLSEAALRTLGAAGIRVGLSLDGGRAAHNRQRVDHAGRPSFRAARGAARLLAAHPDAYAGILTVVDPLTDPVELYTSLLALGPPALDLLLPHGNWSSPPPGIDAARGPDGGPTPYADWLCAVFDAWWQAPRRTTRIRLFEECLALLLGRPAATESLGLDPFTAVVVETDGAIEQVDSLKSAYEGAAATGLDVFAHSFDTALGHPGVRARQSGAAALAAECRACPLLTVCGGGHYAHRYREGGGFAHPSVYCADLKKFIRHVAVALDRAARGAPGEPRPAPVPGASR from the coding sequence GTGCGAGCGACGACCCCCTCCGCGCCGGGCCACGAGCACCGGGACGGCAGCGGGGGAGCGGGCGAAGCCCCGTATCCCTTCCGGCAGTTCATCCTCAAGACGCACAGCAGGTGCAATCTCGCCTGCCGCTACTGCTACCTCTACGAGGGCCCCGACACGAGCTGGCGCGCCCGCCCCGCCACCGCCTCGCCCGAGGTGCGCGCCCACACCGCGCGGCGCATCGGCGAGCACGCGGCGGCGCACGCGCTGCCCGCCGTCTCGCTCGTGCTGCACGGCGGGGAGCCGCTCCTCGGCGGCGCGGGACCGCTCGCCGCCTTGGCGGAGCAGGTCCGCGCCGCCGTCCCCGCCGGGTGCGAGGTGCACGTCACCGTGCAGACCAACGGCACCCTCCTCAGCGAGGCCGCCCTGCGCACGCTCGGCGCGGCGGGCATCCGCGTCGGGCTGAGCCTCGACGGCGGCAGGGCCGCGCACAACAGGCAGCGCGTCGACCACGCCGGGCGCCCCTCCTTCCGCGCCGCGCGCGGCGCGGCCCGCCTCCTCGCCGCGCACCCCGACGCGTACGCGGGCATCCTCACAGTCGTCGACCCGCTCACGGACCCCGTGGAGCTGTACACCTCGCTCCTCGCCCTGGGCCCGCCCGCGCTCGACCTGCTCCTCCCGCACGGCAACTGGTCCAGCCCGCCGCCCGGTATCGACGCCGCGCGGGGCCCCGACGGCGGGCCGACGCCGTACGCCGACTGGCTGTGCGCCGTCTTCGACGCCTGGTGGCAGGCCCCGCGCCGCACCACCCGGATACGGCTCTTCGAGGAGTGCCTCGCCCTCCTCCTCGGCCGCCCCGCCGCGACCGAGTCCCTCGGCCTCGACCCCTTCACCGCCGTCGTCGTCGAGACGGACGGCGCGATCGAGCAGGTCGACTCCCTCAAGTCCGCCTACGAGGGCGCCGCGGCCACCGGGCTCGACGTCTTCGCCCACTCCTTCGACACGGCCCTCGGCCACCCCGGTGTCCGCGCCCGCCAGTCCGGCGCCGCCGCGCTCGCCGCCGAGTGCCGCGCCTGCCCGCTGCTCACCGTCTGCGGCGGCGGGCACTACGCGCACCGCTACCGCGAGGGCGGCGGCTTCGCCCACCCCTCCGTGTACTGCGCCGACCTGAAGAAGTTCATCCGCCACGTGGCGGTCGCCCTGGACCGGGCGGCGCGGGGAGCGCCCGGCGAGCCGCGGCCGGCACCCGTCCCAGGAGCCAGCCGATGA
- a CDS encoding aKG-HExxH-type peptide beta-hydroxylase: protein MTRAVPPSVPPSGPSVLPSVVPPSVLGELARTEGGEATLDHLVHDQANRRLLLLRALLDTVTDAAPARVAPAEGRRAAADWALLEAAEAESPEAAAHVRALLLHPLTGPWARQTLAAVTAREPAPGDRERGLAHFSALAFAAAVAAGLPVTTELTAYDGALALPGMGTLRVPGPHPLRVMAAHTEGAIRLTPRGERRVTVFTRPGHSTWSADADWLPPHALPPLVPGARPVPLDDTGPYRAAPGVRHHSLSEPVTLDDASRKPWYESWAGTAPLLALGGPHRLAEATRLLHSLVPLRTPTSRAGDPAGGSCSATRKDAFGVVLASVPPSPVAFAALLVHELGHAKLSALGELTHLHEAGPAAVYFAPWRPDPRPFDGLLQGIYSHLALAHWWQAYALGGPEGPEREHAWAEHARCHEMVAAALPQLVGSEVLTPEGRAFADGMVAVHLELSRTAPPAGHLARARAYVDTKRGAWRRERDRSAFHAFGRTAGKGAHEAF from the coding sequence ATGACGCGCGCCGTCCCGCCGTCCGTACCGCCCTCCGGTCCGTCCGTCCTCCCGTCCGTCGTGCCGCCGTCGGTGCTGGGCGAACTCGCCAGGACCGAGGGCGGCGAGGCGACCCTCGACCACCTCGTCCACGACCAGGCCAACCGCAGGCTCCTGCTGCTGCGGGCGCTGCTCGACACCGTCACCGATGCCGCCCCGGCCCGCGTCGCGCCCGCCGAAGGGCGCCGCGCCGCGGCCGACTGGGCCCTCCTGGAGGCGGCCGAGGCCGAGAGTCCCGAGGCCGCCGCGCACGTCCGCGCCCTGCTCCTCCACCCCCTCACGGGCCCCTGGGCCCGCCAGACCCTCGCCGCCGTCACCGCCCGCGAGCCCGCCCCGGGCGACCGCGAGCGCGGCCTCGCGCACTTCAGCGCCCTCGCCTTCGCCGCCGCCGTCGCCGCCGGACTCCCCGTCACGACGGAACTCACGGCGTACGACGGCGCCCTCGCCCTCCCCGGGATGGGCACCCTGCGCGTCCCCGGCCCGCACCCCCTGCGCGTCATGGCCGCGCACACCGAGGGCGCGATACGGCTCACACCCCGCGGCGAACGGCGCGTCACCGTCTTCACCCGCCCGGGGCACAGCACCTGGTCGGCCGACGCCGACTGGCTCCCGCCGCACGCCCTGCCCCCGCTCGTCCCCGGCGCCCGCCCCGTACCGCTCGACGACACCGGGCCCTACCGCGCCGCGCCGGGAGTGCGCCACCACTCCCTGAGCGAGCCCGTGACCCTCGACGACGCGAGCCGCAAGCCCTGGTACGAGAGCTGGGCGGGCACCGCGCCGCTCCTCGCGCTCGGCGGACCGCACCGCCTCGCCGAGGCCACGCGGCTGCTCCACTCCCTCGTCCCGCTGCGCACCCCGACGAGCCGCGCGGGCGACCCCGCCGGGGGCAGTTGCAGCGCGACCCGCAAGGACGCCTTCGGCGTGGTCCTCGCGAGCGTCCCGCCGAGCCCCGTCGCCTTCGCCGCGCTCCTCGTCCACGAACTCGGGCACGCCAAGCTCTCCGCGCTCGGCGAGCTGACCCACCTGCACGAGGCGGGCCCCGCCGCCGTCTACTTCGCCCCCTGGCGCCCCGACCCCCGCCCCTTCGACGGCCTCCTGCAGGGCATCTACAGCCACCTCGCCCTCGCCCACTGGTGGCAGGCGTACGCGCTCGGCGGCCCCGAGGGACCCGAACGCGAGCACGCCTGGGCGGAGCACGCGCGCTGCCACGAGATGGTGGCCGCCGCGCTGCCCCAGCTCGTGGGCTCCGAGGTGCTCACCCCGGAGGGCCGGGCCTTCGCCGACGGCATGGTCGCCGTGCACCTCGAGCTGTCCCGCACCGCACCTCCCGCCGGGCACCTCGCGCGGGCCCGCGCGTACGTCGACACGAAGCGCGGCGCGTGGCGCAGGGAGCGGGACAGGAGTGCCTTTCACGCGTTCGGGCGAACAGCGGGGAAAGGTGCTCACGAAGCCTTCTGA
- a CDS encoding CU044_2847 family protein, with protein MAEAAGQGSAPDEDIPIFVDTGLPAQRENDGLWDDVRARGNGAQRVGTIVRDSYGDALDLAERCARQAAARFNALGRAVRPEEVELQLAIRVEAGGTIGLAKSTAEAQLQLTFRWAPGRTPPTLTDAEPPTPTPAPPPPETP; from the coding sequence ATGGCGGAAGCGGCCGGGCAGGGGAGCGCGCCGGACGAGGACATCCCGATCTTCGTCGACACCGGGCTGCCCGCGCAGCGCGAGAACGACGGCCTGTGGGACGACGTACGGGCCCGGGGCAACGGCGCGCAACGGGTCGGCACCATCGTCCGCGACTCCTACGGCGACGCTCTCGACCTCGCCGAACGCTGCGCCCGCCAGGCCGCCGCCCGCTTCAACGCCCTCGGCCGCGCGGTGCGCCCCGAGGAGGTCGAGCTGCAACTCGCCATCCGCGTCGAGGCCGGAGGCACGATCGGCCTCGCCAAGTCCACGGCGGAGGCTCAGCTCCAGCTCACCTTCCGCTGGGCCCCGGGCCGCACACCCCCCACCCTCACCGACGCGGAGCCCCCCACCCCGACACCCGCCCCACCCCCACCGGAAACCCCCTGA
- the fxsT gene encoding FxSxx-COOH system tetratricopeptide repeat protein, protein MTTGTGTSGGAGRPPVTEPITISFAGFNRAWAAWIGHRLNLRGYQVSFQRWDPPVSESLETSFADLVLAPGKVLLILSDWYFQLGPRTVPEWNTALRNVVPPHRARFAAVSVASGALPTATTALAPSELTGIGEREAERRVLLALGLPTDRLPARVNATPGPRFPLDTPEVWGAVPRRNTRFTGRETLLNEAYHYLSEAGEGAGVLTLNGMSGVGKTQLAAEYVYRFGSEYDVVWWISAENRGTYRRGLAELSTALGLRTGDEYGERLRAALDALRRGDPYAKWLIVVDGADEPEEVWDLLPTGPGHVLISSRNTDWSQHNSRLLDVPVYARDESVAFIRRRAPRLDEAEADRLAEALGDMPLVLDQAAGWLNDSDISIEQYIALLEEGGDTSVVKVSADFPAAFQTAWSILLNRLRDTVPESIDLLRLCTYFAPGLIPVWFLRDLPAKGVPEQLVGLLNDPLRWNRAVNQLRQYSVVRLESHEGATEDAQSGESLYLHRMVHQIVHSDISAEEGVGLADTVRRALALADPGRPTDTRNWPRYAEIVPHLKYADVLHSTDADVQRLVLNCLRYMYLSGEYDAGRTFGQRALETWREVLGAEHPRVWDVTHHYANVLRTLGEYGPTERIERPAVEFLRRTKGEEDLDHLRAAGGLAADLRGLGRFEEAKELSVWLADTYRELVGPEDSRYLSAQNNVAASLRLLGDYEGALAIDRRILEDRRRLLARRHPWTLFSEISYATDLRLLGRNEEACSNLEMSVRENQLVMGSDHPQTLRAEFGLAMGRYRQGQRQEAGIALASVVERCERVIGGRHPTTLLFLASLSSFLREHGDIDEARRTGERVDLSYRRTLGDAHPYTAGVRGNLALILRNLGEREQALEMSEEALVTMERAVGAWHPWSLGCAVNTAAIRNVLGDVESAERLTAKTAVQAAESLGRTHPLTLSARIAHAADLRALRKREAADKEESAALDDLAQTLGPQHVHTVSARSRQRPFWDFEPQTT, encoded by the coding sequence ATGACAACGGGGACAGGCACGAGCGGTGGTGCCGGCCGGCCGCCGGTCACGGAGCCGATCACGATCAGCTTCGCCGGCTTCAACCGCGCCTGGGCGGCCTGGATCGGTCACCGCCTCAACCTGCGCGGGTACCAGGTGTCCTTCCAGCGCTGGGACCCGCCGGTCTCCGAGAGCCTGGAGACGAGCTTCGCCGACCTGGTGCTCGCGCCGGGCAAGGTCCTCCTGATCCTCAGCGACTGGTACTTCCAGCTCGGCCCCCGCACCGTGCCCGAGTGGAACACCGCGCTGCGCAACGTCGTCCCGCCGCACCGCGCGCGCTTCGCCGCCGTGAGCGTCGCGAGCGGCGCCCTGCCCACCGCGACCACGGCGCTCGCCCCCTCCGAGCTGACCGGCATCGGCGAGCGCGAGGCCGAGCGCCGCGTGCTGCTCGCCCTCGGCCTGCCCACCGACCGCCTCCCCGCCCGCGTCAACGCGACCCCGGGACCCCGGTTCCCCCTCGACACCCCCGAGGTCTGGGGCGCCGTCCCGCGCCGCAACACCCGCTTCACGGGCCGCGAGACCTTGCTGAACGAGGCGTACCACTACCTCTCGGAGGCCGGTGAGGGCGCGGGCGTCCTTACCCTCAACGGCATGTCGGGCGTCGGCAAGACACAGCTCGCCGCCGAGTACGTCTACCGCTTCGGCTCCGAGTACGACGTCGTGTGGTGGATCAGCGCGGAGAACCGCGGCACCTACCGGCGCGGCCTCGCCGAGCTGTCCACCGCCCTCGGCCTGCGCACGGGCGACGAGTACGGCGAGCGGCTGCGCGCCGCGCTCGACGCGCTGCGGCGCGGCGACCCGTACGCCAAGTGGCTCATCGTCGTGGACGGGGCCGACGAGCCCGAGGAGGTCTGGGACCTGCTCCCGACCGGCCCCGGACACGTCCTGATCAGCTCCCGCAACACCGACTGGAGCCAGCACAACAGCCGGCTGCTCGACGTGCCGGTCTACGCGCGCGACGAGTCCGTCGCCTTCATCCGCCGCCGGGCACCGCGCCTCGACGAGGCGGAGGCCGACCGGCTCGCCGAGGCCCTCGGCGACATGCCGCTCGTCCTCGACCAGGCCGCCGGCTGGCTCAACGACTCGGACATCTCCATCGAGCAGTACATCGCACTGCTGGAGGAGGGCGGTGACACGAGCGTCGTCAAGGTCTCCGCCGACTTCCCCGCGGCCTTCCAGACCGCGTGGAGCATACTGCTCAACCGGCTCAGGGACACCGTGCCCGAGTCCATCGACCTGCTGCGCCTGTGCACGTACTTCGCCCCCGGCCTCATCCCCGTGTGGTTCCTGCGGGACCTGCCCGCGAAGGGCGTGCCGGAACAGCTCGTCGGCCTGCTCAACGACCCGCTCCGCTGGAACAGGGCCGTCAACCAGTTGCGCCAGTACTCCGTCGTCCGCCTGGAGTCCCACGAAGGGGCCACCGAGGACGCCCAGTCCGGAGAATCCCTCTACCTGCACCGAATGGTCCATCAAATCGTGCACAGCGACATCTCGGCGGAGGAGGGCGTCGGTCTCGCCGACACCGTGCGGCGCGCCCTCGCGCTCGCCGACCCCGGCCGCCCCACCGACACCCGCAACTGGCCCCGCTACGCCGAGATCGTCCCGCACCTCAAGTACGCCGACGTCCTGCACAGCACGGACGCCGACGTGCAGCGCCTCGTCCTCAACTGCCTGCGGTACATGTACCTCTCGGGCGAGTACGACGCCGGGCGGACCTTCGGGCAGCGCGCCCTGGAGACCTGGCGCGAGGTCCTCGGCGCCGAGCACCCCCGGGTCTGGGACGTCACCCACCACTACGCCAACGTGCTGCGCACCCTCGGCGAGTACGGTCCCACCGAGCGGATCGAGCGCCCGGCCGTCGAGTTCCTGCGCCGCACCAAGGGCGAGGAGGACCTCGACCACCTGCGCGCGGCCGGCGGACTCGCCGCCGACCTGCGCGGGCTCGGCCGCTTCGAGGAGGCCAAGGAGCTGTCGGTGTGGCTCGCCGACACCTACCGCGAACTCGTCGGCCCCGAGGACTCCCGCTACCTCAGCGCCCAGAACAACGTCGCCGCCTCGCTCCGCCTCCTCGGCGACTACGAGGGCGCGCTCGCGATCGACCGGCGCATCCTGGAGGACCGCCGCAGGCTGCTCGCCCGGCGCCACCCCTGGACCCTGTTCTCCGAGATCTCCTACGCGACCGACCTGCGCCTGCTCGGGCGCAACGAGGAAGCGTGCTCCAACCTGGAGATGAGCGTCCGCGAGAACCAGCTCGTCATGGGGAGCGACCACCCGCAGACCCTGCGCGCCGAGTTCGGGCTCGCGATGGGCCGCTACCGCCAGGGCCAGCGGCAGGAGGCCGGGATCGCGCTCGCCTCCGTCGTCGAACGCTGCGAACGCGTCATCGGCGGCCGGCACCCCACGACGCTCCTCTTCCTCGCGAGCCTCAGCTCCTTCCTGCGCGAGCACGGGGACATCGACGAGGCGCGCAGGACCGGCGAGCGCGTCGACCTCTCGTACCGCAGGACCCTCGGCGACGCGCACCCCTACACCGCCGGGGTGCGCGGCAACCTCGCCCTCATCCTGCGCAACCTCGGCGAGCGCGAACAGGCCCTGGAGATGAGCGAGGAAGCGCTCGTCACGATGGAGCGCGCGGTCGGCGCCTGGCACCCGTGGTCCCTCGGCTGCGCCGTCAACACCGCCGCGATCCGCAACGTCCTCGGCGACGTGGAGAGCGCGGAACGCCTCACGGCGAAGACGGCGGTGCAGGCCGCCGAGTCCCTCGGCCGTACGCACCCGCTCACGCTCAGCGCCCGGATCGCGCACGCCGCCGACCTGCGCGCCCTGCGCAAGCGCGAGGCCGCCGACAAGGAGGAGTCGGCCGCGCTCGACGACCTCGCCCAGACGCTCGGCCCGCAGCACGTCCACACCGTCTCGGCCCGCTCCCGGCAGCGCCCCTTCTGGGACTTCGAGCCGCAGACGACCTGA
- a CDS encoding AAA family ATPase, translating into MPAPQPPAPRDPGPEILPYGLVVGQEAAKRALELQYVEPAIRGVLLSGQRGTAKSTVVRAFGLMTEGLLPVTLPINATDDRVLGGWELDALLRSRASKQPGLLAEAGERGLLYIDEVNLLDDHIVNLILDAAATGVLSVQREGRNDVSAVSFALCGTMNPEEGGLRPQLLDRFGLLVPVAELDAAERQAMVRTVLRFDTERAVERAGGTSPWLAEARAADAERRAALGRARAALPHIDVPEELLSLCAQAASRLEVYGHRGDLTAIRAARALAALEGAITTSPAHLRAVLPMAFRHRRPDTTQEGGHRWTPAEEAVLDELLGTTGA; encoded by the coding sequence ATGCCCGCCCCACAACCCCCCGCCCCACGCGACCCCGGGCCGGAAATCCTGCCGTACGGCCTCGTGGTGGGGCAGGAGGCGGCGAAACGCGCCCTGGAACTCCAGTACGTGGAGCCCGCGATCCGCGGCGTGCTGCTCAGCGGCCAGCGCGGCACCGCCAAGTCCACCGTCGTACGCGCCTTCGGCCTCATGACCGAGGGACTCCTCCCGGTCACCCTCCCCATCAACGCCACGGACGACCGCGTACTCGGCGGCTGGGAACTCGACGCGCTGCTGCGCAGCAGGGCGAGCAAGCAGCCGGGCCTGCTCGCCGAGGCGGGCGAACGCGGCCTCCTCTACATCGACGAGGTCAACCTCCTCGACGACCACATCGTGAACCTCATACTCGACGCGGCGGCGACCGGCGTGCTCTCGGTGCAGCGCGAGGGCAGGAACGACGTCAGCGCCGTCTCCTTCGCCCTGTGCGGCACCATGAACCCGGAGGAGGGCGGCCTGCGCCCCCAGCTTCTCGACCGTTTCGGGCTCCTCGTGCCCGTCGCGGAACTCGACGCGGCCGAGCGCCAGGCCATGGTCCGCACGGTACTGCGCTTCGACACCGAGCGCGCCGTCGAACGCGCGGGCGGGACTTCGCCGTGGCTCGCCGAGGCCCGCGCCGCCGACGCCGAGCGGCGCGCCGCGCTCGGCCGGGCCCGCGCGGCACTCCCTCACATCGATGTCCCCGAGGAACTGCTCTCGCTGTGCGCGCAGGCCGCGAGCCGCCTGGAGGTGTACGGGCACCGGGGCGACCTCACGGCGATACGGGCCGCCCGCGCGCTCGCCGCACTCGAAGGCGCCATCACGACGAGCCCCGCGCACCTGCGTGCCGTCCTCCCGATGGCCTTCCGCCACCGCCGCCCCGACACCACCCAGGAGGGCGGCCACCGCTGGACCCCGGCCGAGGAAGCGGTCCTCGACGAACTCCTGGGCACGACCGGCGCATGA
- the fxsA gene encoding FxSxx-COOH cyclophane-containing RiPP peptide, translating to MTHDSSGAPGQDEALPDLTALDLRALRALDHPVLSEVLDGLRERAGSSSEMLWGFNNAM from the coding sequence ATGACGCACGACAGCAGCGGAGCACCCGGCCAGGACGAGGCGCTCCCCGACCTCACCGCACTCGACCTGCGCGCCCTGCGCGCCCTCGACCACCCGGTCCTGAGCGAAGTGCTCGACGGGCTCCGGGAGCGGGCGGGGAGTTCGAGCGAGATGCTGTGGGGGTTCAACAACGCGATGTGA